A region of Pyxidicoccus parkwaysis DNA encodes the following proteins:
- a CDS encoding TIGR02266 family protein, whose protein sequence is MTVPTSAARDTVFVVDDSRTAREVVRLHLARLGCEAVAMEGGEACLAELSRRAPSLILLDLRMERMQGDEVCRLVKAHPAGRNVPVIMFTSAGEPHEVMHCWRAGADDFLPKPVAVEALEAKLAAVRGARERALGAPRGRRVLLVEGGRFLHTFLGGALEQEGLHVLYARDAEDAARLAALHGSQLDGFVVDVSRTPREALALAAKLRDVHARKPLVLLSRAEESPEVLSRAQALSGAPLLEKRHLGADELLGKVLARLVPGLVPLRAAERVPFFTVVEFATAGGAVLSGFSHDASPEGLFVRTLTPAREGARLSLKVLLAGQRTPCTAEATVAWSNPPHPQGPFRAPAGMGLRLERMDASLTQQFVRFVPRTLGFSLSGSPRVSGF, encoded by the coding sequence ATGACCGTCCCCACCTCCGCCGCGCGCGACACCGTGTTCGTGGTGGACGACTCCCGTACCGCCCGGGAGGTTGTGCGCCTGCACCTGGCGCGGCTGGGCTGCGAGGCCGTGGCCATGGAGGGCGGCGAGGCCTGTCTCGCCGAGCTGTCCCGCCGTGCGCCGTCCCTCATCCTCCTGGACCTGCGCATGGAGCGCATGCAGGGTGACGAGGTGTGCCGCCTCGTGAAGGCGCACCCGGCGGGCCGCAACGTGCCCGTCATCATGTTCACCTCCGCGGGCGAGCCGCACGAGGTGATGCACTGCTGGCGCGCGGGCGCGGACGACTTCCTCCCCAAGCCCGTGGCGGTGGAGGCGCTGGAGGCCAAGCTGGCCGCGGTGCGCGGTGCGCGCGAGCGGGCCCTGGGCGCGCCTCGCGGGCGCCGCGTGCTGCTGGTGGAGGGCGGGCGCTTCCTGCACACCTTCCTCGGCGGCGCGCTGGAGCAGGAGGGGTTGCACGTCCTCTACGCGCGCGACGCGGAGGACGCCGCGCGCCTGGCCGCGCTGCACGGCTCGCAGCTGGATGGCTTCGTGGTGGACGTGTCCCGCACGCCGCGCGAGGCGCTGGCGCTGGCCGCGAAGCTGCGCGACGTGCACGCGCGCAAGCCGCTGGTGCTGCTGTCTCGCGCGGAGGAGTCCCCCGAGGTGCTCTCCCGCGCGCAGGCGCTGTCGGGCGCGCCGCTCCTGGAGAAGCGCCACCTGGGCGCGGATGAATTGCTGGGCAAGGTGCTGGCGAGGCTGGTGCCGGGGCTCGTCCCGCTGCGCGCCGCGGAGCGCGTGCCCTTCTTCACCGTGGTGGAGTTCGCCACGGCGGGCGGCGCCGTCCTCTCCGGCTTCAGCCACGACGCCAGCCCGGAGGGCCTCTTCGTGCGCACCCTCACCCCCGCGCGCGAGGGCGCACGTCTGTCTTTGAAAGTCCTCCTCGCCGGCCAGCGCACGCCCTGCACCGCCGAGGCGACGGTGGCCTGGTCCAACCCGCCGCATCCCCAGGGCCCCTTCCGCGCCCCCGCCGGCATGGGCCTGCGACTGGAGCGCATGGACGCGTCGCTCACGCAGCAGTTCGTCCGCTTCGTGCCGCGCACCCTCGGTTTTTCGCTCTCGGGTTCCCCTCGCGTCTCAGGTTTCTGA
- a CDS encoding beta-propeller domain-containing protein gives MRQWKRYGWVGLALVAAGCGSGSDKTPGVKNTPVQTAAKLESFEGCAALEQFIEDSATTQMRASLESFKNPSSGGFGWGPRGGVADGAPPPMGAPVPAEDAAGGGSSGPDNSTGTNNQVEGVHEADFVQNDGTRIFVLSGPKLYIHRSWPAEQLVRTAALEVEGWPREMLLDAERNRLVITSEVYEQRPGRPNLTDGRSGDGVSAPAMDCAGLGCGYFYGNTLKVTVVDVADLAAPKVVEQVYVPGGYVNARRVEGSVRLVVSDQFRWPEDIRFYPEYSEDLYKDKEKLDKAVDALIARNEKLIRAQTLDQWLAPGRRVDAQGHVTPLTYACTDFYHANAPTGLGFVTVMSLSTDASAAGAAPGRTSVVTMPGEVYASKDALYLATPHWWWWPEIGQSDSTYLHKFDIREAGKTTYVGSGTVAGSVANQFSMDEHEGVLRVATTVSTRTVDVQNPQWWRFDTASRITTFREQDGKLEELGRSEDLAKGERIFSARFVGKKGYVVTFLQKDPLFTFDLSDPAHPRQVGELKVLGFSTYIHPIGDTHLLALGEDRDETGGWNSRALKLTLFDVTDLEHPKEAFTQVVGTASSYSEALYEHKAFNYFPAKGLLAIPFTDWSYDSYDYWSGFRSELRVFRVDTTAGITPVGALSMKDVYQTFNQRGWNWYWSPMVRRSVMADDYVYAITDAGLRVSKVDALQTPLATSRFDAPVMP, from the coding sequence ATGCGGCAGTGGAAACGCTATGGATGGGTGGGGCTGGCGTTGGTGGCGGCGGGCTGCGGCAGTGGCTCGGACAAGACTCCGGGGGTGAAGAACACGCCGGTGCAGACGGCGGCGAAGCTGGAGTCCTTCGAGGGCTGCGCGGCGCTGGAGCAGTTCATCGAGGACAGCGCGACGACGCAGATGCGCGCGTCGCTGGAGTCCTTCAAGAACCCCTCCAGTGGCGGGTTCGGCTGGGGGCCTCGCGGGGGTGTCGCGGACGGCGCTCCGCCGCCGATGGGCGCTCCCGTTCCCGCGGAGGACGCGGCGGGCGGTGGCTCCTCCGGTCCGGACAACTCCACGGGCACCAACAACCAGGTGGAGGGCGTGCACGAGGCGGACTTCGTGCAGAACGACGGCACGCGCATCTTCGTGCTGTCCGGCCCCAAGCTGTACATCCACCGCTCGTGGCCGGCGGAGCAGTTGGTGCGCACGGCCGCGCTGGAGGTGGAGGGCTGGCCTCGGGAGATGCTCCTGGACGCGGAGCGCAACCGGCTGGTCATCACCTCGGAGGTGTATGAGCAGCGCCCCGGCAGGCCCAACCTGACGGACGGCCGCTCCGGCGACGGCGTGAGCGCGCCCGCCATGGACTGCGCGGGCCTCGGCTGTGGCTACTTCTACGGCAACACCCTGAAGGTGACGGTGGTGGACGTGGCGGACCTCGCCGCGCCCAAGGTGGTGGAGCAGGTCTACGTGCCCGGCGGCTACGTCAACGCGCGGCGCGTGGAGGGCTCGGTGCGGCTGGTGGTCTCGGACCAGTTCCGCTGGCCGGAGGACATCCGCTTCTATCCCGAGTACTCGGAGGACCTCTACAAGGACAAGGAGAAGCTCGACAAGGCGGTGGACGCGCTCATCGCCAGGAACGAGAAGCTCATCCGCGCGCAGACGCTGGACCAGTGGCTGGCGCCGGGCCGGCGCGTGGATGCGCAGGGCCACGTGACGCCGCTGACTTACGCGTGCACGGACTTCTACCACGCCAACGCGCCCACGGGCCTGGGCTTCGTGACGGTGATGTCCCTGAGCACGGACGCGAGCGCGGCCGGAGCCGCGCCGGGCCGCACCAGCGTGGTGACGATGCCGGGCGAGGTCTACGCGTCGAAGGACGCGCTCTACCTGGCCACGCCGCACTGGTGGTGGTGGCCTGAGATTGGCCAGTCGGACTCCACCTACCTGCACAAGTTCGACATCCGCGAGGCGGGGAAGACGACCTACGTGGGCAGCGGCACGGTGGCGGGCAGCGTCGCCAACCAGTTCTCCATGGATGAGCACGAGGGCGTGCTGCGCGTGGCCACCACGGTGAGCACCCGCACGGTGGATGTGCAGAACCCGCAGTGGTGGCGCTTCGACACCGCCAGCCGCATCACCACCTTCCGCGAGCAGGACGGCAAGCTGGAGGAGCTGGGCCGCAGCGAGGACCTGGCCAAGGGCGAGCGCATCTTCAGCGCGCGCTTCGTGGGCAAGAAGGGCTACGTCGTCACCTTCCTGCAGAAGGACCCGCTCTTCACCTTCGACCTGAGCGACCCGGCGCACCCGCGCCAGGTGGGCGAGCTCAAGGTGCTGGGCTTCTCCACGTACATCCACCCGATTGGCGACACGCACCTGCTCGCGCTGGGCGAGGACCGCGACGAGACGGGCGGCTGGAACAGCCGCGCGCTCAAGCTGACGCTCTTCGACGTGACGGACCTGGAGCACCCGAAGGAGGCCTTCACCCAGGTGGTGGGCACGGCGAGCAGCTACAGCGAGGCCCTCTACGAGCACAAGGCCTTCAACTACTTCCCGGCCAAGGGCCTGCTGGCGATTCCCTTCACCGACTGGAGCTACGACTCCTACGACTACTGGAGCGGCTTCCGCAGCGAGCTGCGCGTGTTCCGCGTGGACACCACCGCCGGCATCACCCCGGTGGGCGCGCTGTCGATGAAGGACGTGTACCAGACGTTCAACCAGCGCGGCTGGAACTGGTACTGGTCGCCCATGGTGCGCCGCAGCGTCATGGCGGATGACTACGTCTACGCGATTACCGACGCCGGCCTGCGCGTGTCGAAGGTGGATGCGCTCCAGACGCCGCTCGCCACCTCGCGCTTCGACGCCCCGGTGATGCCATGA
- a CDS encoding MATE family efflux transporter: MTLAATQSQSVKAYRTELRELSRLAFPIAVAQGGQALMGLVDTLVVGRAGTSALASVGLGNGLFFAVSGFGMGLMMGFDPLLSQAIGARHFDRARALLWQGGWMSLFAGVALATVMMLTPLLLPLAGIGSEQVAGARDYLLWRGPSMPLMLAFMTMRSYLQSTAFTRPLVVATVAANVLNLFGDILLVFGGAELPWYFGPLRAVPAMGVAGSALATSLCTALQLGIVLWAVRSRGLEGSARPTRSPVWADLAQAARVGIPIGLHITAEIGVFSLAGVLAGGLGAASVGAHQIAISFSSVTFTVAMGIGNAGSVRVGWAVGAHDTPRARVAGFTAFAGGAGFMALGGLLFALFPRALAELAGAPEEVVPLVVPLLMVSAVFQVFDGVQGVGAGVLRGAGDTRFTFLANMVGHYAIGLPLTLILGFGLKLGVVGIWWGLCAGLITVAVALLWRFHRLSTGTLRPLES; this comes from the coding sequence ATGACTCTCGCCGCGACCCAATCCCAGTCCGTGAAGGCCTACCGCACGGAGCTCCGTGAGCTGAGCCGGTTGGCCTTCCCCATCGCGGTTGCGCAGGGCGGCCAGGCGCTCATGGGCCTGGTGGACACGCTGGTGGTGGGGCGGGCGGGGACGTCCGCGCTGGCGTCGGTGGGCCTGGGCAACGGCCTCTTCTTCGCCGTGAGCGGCTTCGGCATGGGGCTGATGATGGGCTTCGACCCGCTCCTGTCCCAGGCCATTGGCGCGCGCCACTTCGACCGGGCGCGGGCGCTGTTGTGGCAGGGCGGTTGGATGTCGCTGTTCGCGGGCGTGGCGCTGGCCACGGTGATGATGCTCACGCCGCTGCTGCTGCCGCTGGCGGGCATCGGCTCCGAGCAGGTGGCGGGCGCGCGGGACTACCTGCTGTGGCGCGGGCCCAGCATGCCGCTGATGCTGGCCTTCATGACGATGCGCTCGTACCTCCAGTCCACGGCCTTCACGCGGCCGCTGGTGGTGGCCACGGTGGCGGCGAACGTCCTCAACCTCTTCGGGGACATCCTGCTGGTGTTCGGCGGGGCGGAGCTGCCGTGGTACTTCGGGCCGCTGCGCGCGGTGCCGGCGATGGGCGTGGCGGGCTCGGCGCTGGCCACGTCGCTGTGCACGGCGCTGCAGCTCGGAATCGTCCTGTGGGCGGTGCGCTCGCGCGGGCTGGAGGGCTCGGCGCGGCCCACGCGCTCGCCGGTATGGGCGGACCTGGCGCAGGCGGCGCGGGTGGGCATTCCCATTGGCCTGCACATCACCGCGGAGATTGGCGTCTTCTCGCTGGCGGGCGTGCTGGCCGGAGGCCTGGGCGCGGCGAGCGTGGGAGCGCACCAGATTGCCATCTCCTTCTCGAGCGTCACCTTCACGGTGGCCATGGGCATTGGCAACGCGGGCAGCGTGCGGGTGGGCTGGGCGGTGGGGGCGCACGACACGCCGCGAGCGCGGGTGGCCGGCTTCACGGCCTTCGCGGGCGGCGCGGGCTTCATGGCCCTGGGCGGGCTCTTGTTCGCCCTCTTCCCACGCGCGCTGGCGGAGCTGGCCGGGGCGCCCGAGGAGGTGGTGCCGCTGGTGGTGCCGCTGCTGATGGTGAGCGCGGTGTTCCAGGTGTTCGACGGCGTGCAGGGCGTGGGCGCGGGCGTGCTGCGCGGCGCGGGCGACACGCGCTTCACCTTCCTCGCCAACATGGTGGGGCACTACGCCATCGGCCTGCCGCTGACGCTGATTCTCGGCTTCGGGCTGAAGCTGGGCGTGGTGGGCATCTGGTGGGGCCTGTGCGCGGGGCTCATCACCGTGGCGGTGGCGCTGCTGTGGCGCTTCCACCGCCTGAGCACCGGGACGCTGCGCCCGCTGGAGTCGTAG
- a CDS encoding esterase family protein: MNREYHRWYSERLHRDMEVLLFGHSGEPVLLLPTSRGRFYQAEDFGLIGAIADRIQSGRYIVVCPDSVDEESWFNKSIHPRERLIRHQQWEDYLLQEVVPLLTHRGTGGRLTLAGCSFGGFHSYNVGLRHPHVFRRLISMGGKFETDEFLDGHNDSDVYFHSCTQWLPNVNDVAQLSALQRVEMVLAVGEHDFCRPSNEHLSSLLWKKGIGNHLAVWQGGTHDWPVWRQMIQQYLPW; this comes from the coding sequence ATGAACCGCGAATACCACCGCTGGTACAGCGAGCGCCTGCACCGGGACATGGAGGTGCTCCTCTTCGGCCACTCCGGCGAGCCGGTGCTGCTGCTGCCCACGAGCCGGGGCCGCTTCTACCAGGCCGAGGACTTCGGCCTCATCGGCGCCATCGCCGACCGAATCCAATCCGGCCGGTACATCGTGGTGTGTCCGGACTCCGTCGACGAGGAGTCCTGGTTCAACAAGTCCATCCACCCGCGCGAGCGACTCATCCGCCACCAGCAGTGGGAGGACTACCTCCTCCAGGAGGTGGTGCCCCTGCTCACCCACCGCGGCACCGGCGGCCGCCTCACGCTCGCCGGGTGCAGCTTCGGCGGCTTCCACTCGTACAACGTCGGCCTGCGCCACCCGCACGTCTTCCGCCGCCTCATCTCCATGGGCGGCAAGTTCGAGACGGACGAGTTCCTCGACGGGCACAACGACTCGGACGTGTACTTCCACTCGTGCACGCAGTGGCTGCCCAACGTCAACGACGTGGCGCAGCTCTCCGCCCTGCAGCGCGTGGAGATGGTCCTCGCCGTGGGCGAGCATGACTTCTGCCGCCCCTCCAACGAGCACCTCTCCAGCCTCCTGTGGAAGAAGGGCATCGGCAACCACCTCGCCGTGTGGCAGGGCGGCACCCACGACTGGCCCGTGTGGCGGCAGATGATTCAGCAGTACCTGCCCTGGTAG
- the pdxR gene encoding MocR-like pyridoxine biosynthesis transcription factor PdxR has translation MAKHAVSLFSVDVAGLDTAHGQPAYARICDRIRTAIRSGALVLNARLPSSRVLAKDFGVARNTVDWALGQLVSEGYIVRRRGAGSFVAERLPEHDAPPLAPKRVATQKAHDEERRLSQRAKALRSYPGHYQPLKAVAFTPSLPPIEHFPRDAWNRLLSREAARPGSTYWAYGASNGLPALREAIAAHASAMRAVVCSPEQVIVVTSTQQAVELAGKALADPGDSAWAESPGYQPVQHCLRAVGLEVAQVPVDEHGLDIKAGRKLAPRARLAYVTPAHQYPLGYEMSLERRKALLEWAREADAYVVEDDYDGDYRYEGRPLASLQGMDGEGRVIYVGSFNKILFPGLRIAFAIVPEALISAFVDAKHVADGHTALLTQGVLAAFIQEGHLARHLRKTRALYDERRQGFLEEAKVLADSLDFGPARAGMHITGVFKKNLDDRAVASECARSGIEVQPLSRFGATGRGGLVFGFAGATRAATRSGLEVVRRALNPSNTRKGNPA, from the coding sequence ATGGCCAAACATGCCGTTTCCCTCTTCTCCGTCGACGTCGCCGGTCTCGACACCGCGCACGGCCAGCCCGCCTACGCGCGCATCTGCGACCGCATTCGCACCGCCATCCGCAGCGGAGCGCTCGTGCTGAACGCGCGCCTTCCGTCCAGCCGGGTGCTCGCGAAGGACTTCGGCGTGGCGCGGAATACCGTGGACTGGGCCCTCGGCCAGCTGGTCTCCGAGGGCTACATCGTCCGGCGTCGAGGCGCGGGCAGCTTCGTCGCCGAACGGCTCCCCGAGCACGACGCGCCGCCGCTCGCTCCGAAGCGCGTCGCCACGCAGAAGGCCCACGATGAGGAACGGCGTCTGTCTCAACGCGCGAAAGCCCTGCGGAGCTATCCCGGCCACTATCAGCCGCTCAAGGCCGTGGCCTTCACGCCCTCGCTCCCGCCCATCGAGCACTTCCCTCGCGACGCCTGGAATCGCCTCCTGAGCCGCGAGGCCGCCCGGCCCGGCAGCACCTACTGGGCCTATGGCGCGAGCAACGGCCTGCCGGCCCTGCGCGAAGCCATCGCCGCGCACGCCTCCGCCATGCGCGCGGTGGTCTGCTCTCCCGAACAGGTCATCGTCGTAACGAGCACGCAGCAGGCCGTGGAGCTCGCGGGCAAGGCGCTCGCCGACCCGGGTGACAGCGCGTGGGCCGAGTCACCGGGCTACCAGCCCGTGCAGCACTGCCTTCGCGCCGTGGGACTCGAAGTCGCGCAGGTGCCCGTGGACGAGCACGGCCTCGACATCAAGGCCGGCCGGAAGCTCGCGCCTCGCGCACGTCTCGCGTACGTCACTCCGGCGCACCAGTACCCGCTCGGCTACGAGATGTCGCTGGAGCGCAGGAAGGCCCTGCTCGAGTGGGCCCGCGAGGCGGACGCCTACGTCGTCGAGGACGACTACGACGGCGACTACCGCTACGAGGGCCGCCCGCTCGCGTCGCTTCAAGGAATGGATGGAGAGGGCCGCGTCATCTACGTGGGCAGCTTCAACAAGATTCTGTTTCCCGGGCTGCGAATCGCCTTCGCCATCGTGCCCGAAGCGCTCATCTCCGCCTTCGTCGATGCGAAGCACGTCGCCGACGGGCACACCGCGCTGCTCACCCAGGGCGTGCTCGCGGCGTTCATCCAGGAAGGACACCTCGCGCGCCATCTGCGCAAGACACGCGCCCTCTACGACGAGCGGCGACAGGGCTTCCTGGAGGAAGCGAAGGTCCTCGCCGACAGCCTCGACTTCGGTCCCGCGCGGGCCGGCATGCACATCACCGGTGTCTTCAAGAAGAACCTCGACGACCGCGCGGTGGCCTCGGAGTGCGCTCGCTCTGGCATCGAGGTGCAGCCGCTCTCCCGATTCGGAGCCACCGGCCGGGGCGGGCTCGTCTTTGGCTTCGCGGGTGCCACGCGTGCGGCCACGCGGTCCGGACTGGAAGTCGTGCGGCGGGCGCTCAATCCATCGAACACCCGAAAGGGAAACCCCGCATGA
- a CDS encoding DUSAM domain-containing protein, whose translation MTEEADWGELRALAEHIEAGEPLVLSEAVRGLLTRTAQQVGLTADDADQALASQSGAVTLLREVYRRIQDGSDRLSHALLGAYRLRDTGNTAEARKLFERLLSIEVVPLYRQQAELAIRDLEAGRF comes from the coding sequence ATGACCGAAGAAGCGGACTGGGGGGAATTGCGAGCGCTGGCAGAGCACATCGAGGCCGGCGAGCCCCTGGTGCTCTCCGAAGCTGTGCGCGGCCTGCTAACGCGGACCGCGCAACAGGTTGGCCTGACTGCCGATGACGCGGACCAGGCGCTCGCAAGCCAGTCGGGGGCAGTGACCCTCCTGCGCGAGGTATACCGGCGAATCCAAGACGGTTCCGACCGGCTCAGTCATGCACTGCTGGGGGCCTACAGGCTGCGCGACACGGGGAACACGGCGGAGGCCCGGAAGCTGTTCGAACGCCTGTTATCCATCGAGGTGGTACCGCTCTACCGCCAGCAGGCGGAGCTGGCCATTCGAGATCTCGAAGCGGGAAGGTTTTGA
- a CDS encoding YqiA/YcfP family alpha/beta fold hydrolase, giving the protein MSTPPPVPAPTGPRWLYLHGFASGPDSKKGVEVARHYASQGIHVERLNLRVPSLEELRVSAMLETVRKALGGPEERAVLFGSSLGGLTAARMAEQDARVCALVLLAPAFRVVEQLRRRMGDAGWEHWKKVGWIETDDFAEKRKVRIHSGFIPDAEAVDAKSGGWPDVRVPTLIIHGRADDTCDVRYSRQWAEGRRHVHLVEVDDGHELTASLPRILSESEAFLRPWGAGS; this is encoded by the coding sequence ATGAGCACGCCGCCACCTGTCCCCGCGCCCACTGGTCCTCGCTGGCTGTACCTGCATGGCTTCGCCTCGGGGCCGGACTCGAAGAAAGGAGTCGAGGTGGCGAGGCACTATGCAAGCCAGGGCATCCACGTGGAGCGCCTCAACCTGCGAGTGCCGTCGCTGGAAGAGCTGCGAGTCAGCGCCATGCTGGAGACCGTGCGCAAGGCGCTCGGAGGCCCCGAGGAGCGAGCGGTGCTCTTCGGCTCCAGCCTGGGAGGACTCACCGCCGCGCGCATGGCGGAACAGGACGCGAGAGTGTGCGCACTGGTGCTATTGGCTCCCGCATTCCGGGTGGTGGAGCAACTCCGACGACGCATGGGAGACGCGGGCTGGGAGCACTGGAAGAAGGTCGGCTGGATTGAGACGGACGACTTCGCGGAGAAGCGCAAGGTGCGCATCCACTCCGGCTTCATCCCGGACGCGGAGGCGGTGGACGCGAAGTCGGGAGGCTGGCCCGACGTGCGAGTCCCCACGCTCATCATCCACGGTCGCGCGGACGATACTTGCGACGTCCGCTACTCGCGCCAATGGGCCGAAGGAAGGCGCCACGTCCACCTGGTGGAAGTGGACGACGGCCACGAGCTCACCGCGTCCCTGCCCCGCATTCTCTCCGAGTCCGAAGCCTTCCTGCGTCCGTGGGGCGCGGGCTCATAG
- a CDS encoding serine hydrolase: MRGGIGSRWLSLLVTLLGTLAGAAPSPWRAVLSEDVEAAARDFDGALALYVRDVSTGEEYAHDASTPMYLSSAIKVAVMVEVLRQVDAGMLTLDTPLIFEPEDIRDGMHPMANVPPGTPLTVATLLEYMMVHSDNAAADLLIKQVGIDNVNAGLERRGVHFGPLVSLLEDRHHVYAKLDPKGAELTPQQVHELGRKSTPATRARALSEVLGHTPAWTGGELESAFDAWYAEGTNSAPMREMGRLLEQLARCEGLSSASCERAKTLMRSCHTGQARIRAGLPGTARWAHKTGTQHRRACDVGILELQPGRPIIVAACTRGFRRVAEAELLLARIGRALTRAFTNTPVTTGGYSAPP; the protein is encoded by the coding sequence TTGCGCGGCGGCATCGGAAGCCGGTGGCTATCACTCCTCGTGACGCTGCTCGGAACACTGGCCGGTGCCGCGCCGTCTCCGTGGCGCGCCGTCCTGAGCGAAGACGTGGAAGCAGCCGCGCGCGACTTCGATGGAGCGCTGGCGCTCTACGTCCGCGACGTGAGCACGGGCGAGGAGTACGCCCACGACGCGAGCACGCCGATGTACCTCTCCTCGGCCATCAAGGTGGCCGTGATGGTGGAGGTATTGCGTCAGGTGGACGCGGGGATGCTCACGCTCGACACACCCCTCATCTTCGAGCCCGAGGACATTCGTGACGGCATGCACCCGATGGCGAACGTGCCACCGGGCACGCCGCTCACCGTGGCGACGCTGCTCGAATACATGATGGTGCACAGCGACAACGCGGCGGCGGACCTGCTCATCAAGCAGGTGGGCATCGACAATGTGAATGCGGGACTCGAGCGACGAGGTGTGCACTTCGGTCCGCTCGTCTCGCTGCTGGAAGACCGTCACCACGTGTATGCGAAGCTGGACCCGAAGGGCGCGGAACTGACGCCACAACAGGTCCACGAGCTGGGCCGAAAGAGCACGCCAGCAACGCGAGCAAGAGCCCTCTCCGAAGTCCTGGGCCACACGCCCGCATGGACTGGCGGCGAGCTGGAGTCCGCCTTCGACGCCTGGTACGCGGAAGGAACCAACTCCGCCCCGATGCGGGAGATGGGCCGACTGTTGGAACAGCTCGCCCGCTGCGAAGGCCTGAGCTCCGCATCTTGCGAGCGAGCCAAGACGCTGATGCGAAGCTGCCACACAGGCCAGGCCCGAATCCGAGCCGGCCTCCCAGGAACAGCCCGCTGGGCGCACAAGACCGGCACGCAGCACCGGAGAGCTTGCGACGTGGGCATCCTCGAACTCCAACCGGGACGCCCCATCATCGTGGCCGCCTGCACGCGAGGGTTCCGCCGCGTCGCCGAAGCAGAGCTTCTGCTGGCGAGAATCGGCCGAGCGCTCACGCGAGCATTCACGAACACACCCGTGACAACCGGCGGCTACAGTGCGCCGCCATGA
- a CDS encoding cupin domain-containing protein, protein MRVPPDNLPATFTVSTLQSQQLEGGRPYLEFLRRASMSAGLYVLEAGATDGQRPHAEDEAYYAVSGRARLTVGDTEQTVEPGSFIYVPQHVPHRFHSIEERLVLLVLFAPAESGG, encoded by the coding sequence ATGCGCGTCCCACCGGACAATCTGCCCGCCACCTTCACCGTCTCCACGCTGCAATCCCAGCAGCTCGAGGGCGGCAGGCCCTACCTGGAGTTCCTCCGCCGCGCATCCATGAGCGCGGGCCTGTATGTCCTCGAGGCCGGCGCCACCGACGGACAGCGCCCCCATGCGGAAGACGAGGCCTATTACGCCGTGTCCGGTCGCGCGCGACTCACGGTGGGGGACACCGAGCAGACGGTGGAGCCCGGCTCCTTCATCTACGTCCCACAGCACGTGCCCCACCGCTTCCACTCCATCGAGGAGCGACTGGTGCTCCTGGTGCTCTTCGCGCCGGCCGAGTCCGGCGGTTAG
- a CDS encoding AAA family ATPase — protein MSVSFEAAASAVRDALTDAGRGLVEREAMVELVALSAVAGEHLLVVGPPGTAKSEAVRRTARGLGGSYFEYLLGRFTEPSELFGPVDLRKLREGLVETETSGMLPEAEVAFLDEVFLGSTAILNTLLGILNERTFRRGHTRMRCPLRVCVGASNALPEDESLAAFADRFLARIFVEPVADPRLEELLAGGASLWGEGEARVASLESLDVLSQAAREADLSPVRPHLAHALRTLRAAGIALSDRRAVKVQKLIASAAALAGRRVPTTSDLWPLVYAVPTKEAQALARDVLRDLLAASENPALAAAALEASAGPRARAQRIATAGQMLLAERPADGDAEALAAWRLKLEGVAREMDAGFAPEALTEELKALRTLVSAALTPEPSVVAA, from the coding sequence ATGTCTGTCTCCTTCGAAGCCGCTGCCTCCGCCGTTCGCGATGCCCTCACCGACGCGGGGCGCGGGCTCGTCGAGCGCGAGGCCATGGTCGAGCTCGTCGCGCTGTCCGCCGTGGCCGGTGAGCACCTGCTCGTCGTCGGCCCTCCCGGTACCGCGAAGAGCGAGGCCGTGCGCCGCACCGCACGGGGCCTCGGTGGCTCCTACTTCGAGTACCTCCTCGGTCGCTTCACCGAACCCTCCGAATTGTTCGGCCCCGTGGACCTGCGCAAGCTGCGCGAGGGGCTCGTGGAGACGGAGACCTCCGGCATGCTTCCCGAGGCCGAGGTGGCGTTCCTCGATGAGGTGTTCCTCGGCTCGACGGCCATTCTCAACACGCTGCTCGGCATCCTCAACGAGCGCACGTTCCGGCGCGGCCACACGCGCATGCGCTGCCCGCTGCGCGTCTGCGTGGGCGCGTCCAATGCGCTGCCCGAGGATGAATCGCTCGCGGCGTTCGCGGACCGCTTCCTGGCTCGCATCTTCGTCGAGCCCGTAGCCGACCCCCGGCTGGAGGAGTTGCTCGCGGGCGGTGCCTCGCTGTGGGGCGAGGGTGAAGCCCGCGTTGCTTCGCTGGAGTCGCTGGACGTGCTGTCGCAGGCGGCTCGCGAGGCGGACCTGTCTCCCGTTCGTCCGCACCTGGCGCATGCGCTGCGTACCCTGCGCGCGGCGGGCATCGCGTTGTCGGACCGCCGGGCGGTGAAGGTGCAGAAGCTCATCGCCTCCGCCGCGGCGCTGGCGGGACGGCGCGTGCCGACGACGTCGGACCTGTGGCCGCTCGTGTATGCCGTGCCCACGAAGGAGGCGCAGGCGCTGGCTCGCGACGTGCTGCGGGACTTGCTCGCGGCGTCGGAGAACCCGGCGCTGGCCGCCGCCGCGCTGGAGGCGAGCGCGGGTCCTCGGGCTCGCGCGCAGCGCATCGCCACTGCGGGACAGATGCTGCTGGCGGAGCGGCCCGCGGATGGCGACGCGGAGGCCCTGGCCGCGTGGCGGTTGAAGCTGGAGGGTGTGGCTCGGGAGATGGACGCGGGCTTCGCTCCCGAGGCACTGACAGAGGAGCTCAAGGCGCTGCGGACCCTGGTGTCGGCGGCGCTGACTCCCGAGCCTTCGGTGGTGGCGGCCTGA